In a single window of the Papaver somniferum cultivar HN1 chromosome 8, ASM357369v1, whole genome shotgun sequence genome:
- the LOC113303310 gene encoding uncharacterized protein LOC113303310, with translation MEYPTDQKLSEKGRDGHLSGKDTPKMKVRTSWGKFKDYYDIIVKNNPRALQSSFTFISSLDWIASSNHCAFSRQLSNWQCKNLLCPDSVSSNILMPVQPLCGHLE, from the exons ATGGAGTACCCGACGGACCAAAAATTGTCTGAAAAAGGTAGAGATGGCCATTTATCGGGTAAAGACACACCGAAGATGAAAGTGAGGACTAGTTGGGGAAAATTTAAGGATTATTATGATATCATTGTAAAGAATAATCCACGTGCACTTCAG AGTTCATTTACCTTTATATCATCTTTGGACTGGATTGCATCTTCCAACCACTGTGCTTTTTCACGACAGTTATCGAATTGGCAATGCAAGAACCTACTATGTCCCGATTCTGTTTCAAGTAACATTTTAATGCCCGTACAACCTCTCTGTGGGCACTTAGAATAA